The Candidatus Koribacter versatilis Ellin345 genome has a segment encoding these proteins:
- the rsmA gene encoding 16S rRNA (adenine(1518)-N(6)/adenine(1519)-N(6))-dimethyltransferase RsmA has protein sequence MPKMAAEKNSKPAKKAKLGQNFLSDASGALKIVEALGDISDATVVEIGPGRGAITDHLAKRAKRLIAVEIDRVLAAQLRLRYSRLENVEILEADILAVELSTVLAQRIGPLRDLRPTKPEKVRIIGNLPYYITSDILLRLFEAHALIDFAVIMVQKEVADRIAAKPGTRDYGLLSATSQLYTHVEKLFTLPPGSFNPAPQVHSTVLKLQMEPKLEALGVDEEGFDSFLKLIFGQKRKTLFNNLRVAYDMAKAREAMKAVGLKSDVRAEAVALEKTAQLYNELRKG, from the coding sequence TTGCCGAAGATGGCTGCTGAAAAGAATTCCAAACCGGCAAAGAAAGCCAAGCTGGGGCAGAACTTTTTGTCCGACGCGAGCGGCGCCCTCAAGATCGTCGAGGCGCTCGGCGACATCTCGGATGCGACCGTCGTCGAGATCGGCCCGGGACGCGGCGCAATCACCGATCACCTCGCGAAACGAGCCAAACGGCTGATCGCGGTAGAGATCGATCGCGTGCTGGCAGCGCAGCTACGTCTGCGTTACTCGCGGCTAGAAAACGTAGAAATTCTCGAAGCCGACATTCTCGCCGTCGAACTCTCGACGGTGCTGGCGCAGCGCATCGGGCCGCTTCGCGACCTCCGCCCCACCAAGCCGGAGAAGGTGCGGATTATCGGCAACCTGCCCTACTACATCACCTCCGACATCCTGCTGCGTCTGTTCGAAGCGCACGCGCTGATCGATTTCGCGGTGATCATGGTGCAGAAGGAAGTGGCGGACCGAATTGCCGCCAAGCCCGGTACCCGCGATTACGGCCTGCTCTCGGCGACGTCGCAACTGTACACGCACGTTGAGAAGCTTTTCACGCTGCCGCCGGGATCGTTCAATCCAGCGCCGCAGGTGCACTCGACCGTGTTGAAGCTCCAGATGGAGCCGAAACTCGAAGCGCTTGGCGTGGACGAAGAGGGCTTCGACTCATTCCTCAAGCTCATCTTCGGGCAAAAGCGAAAGACGCTCTTCAATAACCTGCGCGTGGCGTATGACATGGCGAAAGCGCGCGAGGCTATGAAGGCCGTGGGACTGAAATCCGACGTTCGCGCGGAGGCCGTTGCGCTGGAGAAGACAGCGCAGTTGTACAACGAACTCCGCAAGGGATAG
- a CDS encoding RluA family pseudouridine synthase has product MDGAQHIQVSADDANIRLDQYLVSHLPDVSRARVQALIDDEKILVDGKSSKPSYKLRGSEVIDVVGEYQPPPLRAIPEDIPLDVVYEDDDLAVINKPAGMMVHVGAGATEEERNRGTLVNALLYRFRALSEVGGDMRPGIVHRLDKETSGLIVVAKNDVAHRKLAEQFSSRRVHKKYVALVHGWPKKLKGTINLPIARDMSRRTRMTTRGSGGRDALSHYEVKEKIESPYGKFALVEVKIETGRTHQIRVHMASLGHPVVGDTLYGAPGELRVTKALKGMPSKMASLERNFLHAAEIELQQPATGKALRFVTKVPAALEDFAETLRHPEVRGT; this is encoded by the coding sequence ATGGACGGCGCACAACACATCCAGGTCAGCGCAGACGACGCGAACATTCGCCTGGATCAATATCTCGTCTCGCATCTCCCCGACGTCTCACGCGCTCGCGTACAGGCGCTGATCGACGACGAAAAGATCCTGGTAGACGGAAAGTCCTCCAAGCCGTCCTATAAGCTGCGCGGAAGCGAAGTGATCGATGTCGTCGGCGAATATCAGCCGCCGCCGTTGCGCGCGATTCCCGAAGATATTCCGCTCGATGTGGTGTACGAAGACGATGATCTCGCGGTCATCAACAAGCCGGCAGGAATGATGGTGCATGTTGGCGCTGGTGCAACGGAGGAAGAGCGTAATCGCGGGACGCTGGTGAATGCGCTGCTGTATCGGTTCCGAGCGCTGTCAGAAGTCGGCGGCGACATGCGGCCCGGTATCGTTCACCGCTTGGACAAAGAGACCAGCGGACTGATCGTGGTTGCGAAGAACGACGTTGCGCACCGCAAGCTCGCGGAACAGTTTTCCTCGCGACGGGTTCATAAGAAGTACGTGGCTCTGGTGCATGGATGGCCGAAGAAACTGAAGGGAACCATCAACCTGCCGATCGCGCGCGACATGTCGCGCCGCACGCGGATGACGACCCGCGGGTCAGGTGGACGCGATGCGCTGAGCCACTACGAAGTGAAGGAGAAGATCGAGTCTCCGTACGGCAAGTTCGCGCTGGTCGAGGTGAAGATCGAGACCGGCCGCACCCACCAGATCCGCGTGCATATGGCCAGTTTGGGCCATCCGGTGGTGGGCGACACGCTCTACGGTGCGCCGGGTGAGTTGCGGGTTACGAAGGCGTTGAAAGGGATGCCATCGAAGATGGCGTCCCTGGAGCGAAATTTCCTCCACGCGGCAGAAATCGAATTGCAGCAGCCCGCAACGGGAAAAGCACTGCGTTTTGTAACCAAAGTTCCAGCGGCACTAGAGGATTTCGCTGAGACATTGCGGCATCCGGAAGTACGCGGGACGTAG
- a CDS encoding metal-dependent hydrolase — translation MSPATHLLAAGVLAGFSRLDHRGRVAVMIAGVIPDIDGLGVVPELFTRHSAHPLLWFSEFHHQLHTLLFAIIVTLVAVAFCGERLKTALFVLASFHLHLLCDLIGARGPDGDSWPIPYFAPFTQAHAWTWSGQWPLNGWQNFAITGLLLVATFWLAVRNGNSVVELFSTRADERFVGTLRGRLRSA, via the coding sequence ATGAGCCCGGCGACTCATCTCCTGGCTGCAGGAGTGCTTGCCGGGTTCTCGCGCCTCGATCATCGCGGGCGCGTGGCCGTCATGATCGCGGGAGTCATCCCTGACATCGACGGACTTGGCGTGGTTCCGGAGTTATTTACGCGGCACAGCGCGCATCCGCTGCTGTGGTTTTCCGAATTCCATCATCAGCTGCATACGCTGCTGTTCGCGATCATCGTCACGCTCGTCGCGGTGGCGTTCTGCGGCGAACGACTGAAGACCGCGCTATTCGTGCTTGCGAGTTTTCATCTGCATCTGCTTTGCGACCTGATCGGCGCACGTGGCCCGGATGGCGATTCCTGGCCAATTCCATACTTCGCCCCATTCACGCAGGCCCATGCCTGGACGTGGTCTGGCCAGTGGCCGTTGAATGGCTGGCAGAACTTCGCGATCACCGGACTCCTGCTGGTCGCGACCTTCTGGCTCGCGGTGCGCAATGGCAACTCCGTCGTGGAGTTGTTCTCAACCCGCGCCGATGAACGGTTCGTCGGCACGCTGCGCGGCCGGCTACGTTCGGCTTAG
- the glgA gene encoding glycogen synthase GlgA, whose product MHIAFAASECVPFSKTGGLADVVGAVPRALAALGHKVSVYTPLYRNTKLENPKTAVRSITVPFDDQYRFCSIVDGGMIDGVQFYFVDYPAYFDRDALYGTPIGDYHDNAERFALFSRAVIEGSKILGVPDIFHCHDWQSALIPVLLRTLYAEDPAFDHAKIVFTIHNMGYQGLFPGEILPLLMLPWDLFTLTKMEFYGKVNFLKGALVYADFVTTVSRRYALEIQTAEYGFGLEGVLRGRSGTVAGILNGVDYSEWSPETDRFIAAKFSADSLAAKAQDKADLLREFGLPETKLPVVGIVSRFAAQKGFDLIQQVGDRLAREEAIFVVLGSGDKTYEDLMRRLSKQYPNRFAVRVAYDNALAHKIEAGSDMFLMPSRYEPCGLNQIYSLRYGTVPIVRATGGLDDTIENWDPITNRGTGFKFVEYSGEDMLDTVRKALELFKDKTAWQKLMRNGMARDFSWNTAAKEYVRVYEKAKQVRAPMPV is encoded by the coding sequence ATGCACATCGCATTCGCGGCATCGGAATGCGTTCCATTTTCCAAGACCGGGGGGCTAGCCGACGTTGTAGGCGCAGTTCCGCGGGCACTGGCTGCACTCGGCCACAAGGTTTCGGTTTATACGCCTTTATATCGCAATACGAAGCTTGAAAATCCGAAGACCGCGGTCCGCAGCATCACCGTTCCCTTCGACGACCAATACCGCTTCTGCTCCATTGTGGACGGCGGGATGATTGACGGCGTGCAGTTCTACTTCGTGGATTACCCGGCCTACTTCGATCGCGACGCGCTATACGGCACACCGATCGGCGATTACCACGACAACGCCGAACGCTTTGCGCTGTTCTCGCGCGCCGTGATTGAGGGCTCGAAGATCCTCGGCGTCCCCGACATTTTCCATTGCCACGACTGGCAATCTGCGCTGATCCCCGTACTGCTGCGCACGTTGTACGCCGAGGACCCGGCCTTCGACCACGCGAAGATCGTATTCACGATTCACAACATGGGATACCAGGGACTCTTCCCCGGAGAAATCCTGCCGCTGCTCATGCTGCCGTGGGACCTGTTCACGCTGACGAAGATGGAGTTTTACGGCAAGGTCAACTTCCTGAAGGGGGCGCTGGTTTACGCCGACTTCGTCACTACCGTGAGCCGCCGCTACGCGCTCGAGATCCAGACTGCGGAGTACGGCTTTGGCCTGGAAGGCGTGCTGCGCGGGCGTTCCGGGACAGTTGCAGGAATCCTTAACGGTGTGGATTACAGCGAGTGGAGCCCGGAAACCGATCGCTTTATCGCCGCGAAATTCTCGGCCGACAGCCTCGCCGCTAAAGCCCAGGACAAAGCCGACCTGCTGCGCGAATTCGGCCTACCCGAGACGAAACTGCCAGTCGTTGGAATCGTCTCGCGCTTTGCGGCACAGAAGGGCTTCGATCTCATCCAGCAAGTTGGCGATCGCCTGGCGCGCGAGGAAGCGATCTTCGTCGTGCTCGGTTCGGGAGATAAAACCTACGAAGATTTGATGCGCCGCCTGAGCAAACAGTATCCGAACCGGTTCGCGGTGCGCGTCGCGTATGACAATGCGCTCGCCCACAAAATCGAAGCCGGCAGCGATATGTTCTTGATGCCCTCGCGCTACGAACCCTGCGGGCTGAACCAGATCTACAGCCTGCGCTACGGCACGGTGCCGATTGTCCGCGCCACCGGCGGGCTCGATGACACCATCGAAAATTGGGACCCTATCACCAACCGCGGCACAGGTTTCAAGTTCGTCGAATACTCCGGCGAAGACATGCTCGACACCGTCCGCAAGGCACTCGAACTCTTCAAAGACAAAACCGCGTGGCAAAAACTCATGCGCAACGGCATGGCCCGCGACTTCTCGTGGAATACCGCGGCGAAAGAATATGTGCGGGTGTATGAGAAAGCGAAGCAGGTAAGAGCGCCAATGCCAGTGTAG
- a CDS encoding VWA domain-containing protein produces the protein MRPSLFLAILGTAVLAVAQQPAELPSAPSATLQQQQQKDAAAQAAANPAPQQSSSPALPLPAIPKDAPSAPAPKPPTPQNDAKADTPSDDQAITKIVVGVNEVNVIFTVTDKRNRFVKDLSQPDFKFVDDGKPVASIRDFRKETNLPLRVGLLIDSSNSIRDRFKFEQESAIEFLNQIIRPKFDKAFVIGFDTTAEVTQDFTDDTDLLGKGVRMLRPGGGTAMYDAIYYACRDKLLKENGNTAMRKAMILLSDGEDNQSRVTREEAVEMAQRAEVIIYAISTNTSGLKLRGDKVLERFAEATGGRAFFPFKISDVANAFSEIQDELRSQYAVSYVPADFKKDGHYRAIEIAADNKKYKVRARKGYYAPKN, from the coding sequence ATGAGACCCAGCTTGTTCTTGGCCATTCTTGGGACGGCAGTTTTGGCCGTCGCGCAACAACCGGCGGAACTTCCTTCGGCGCCTTCGGCTACGCTGCAACAGCAGCAGCAAAAGGACGCGGCTGCACAGGCGGCAGCGAATCCTGCACCGCAGCAGTCCTCGTCGCCTGCGTTACCGCTTCCGGCGATCCCGAAAGACGCTCCGTCAGCCCCGGCCCCCAAGCCCCCTACCCCACAGAACGATGCCAAGGCCGACACGCCTTCCGACGACCAGGCCATCACCAAGATCGTTGTCGGTGTGAACGAAGTGAACGTCATCTTTACGGTGACCGACAAGCGCAATCGCTTCGTGAAGGACCTCAGCCAGCCCGACTTCAAGTTTGTTGACGATGGCAAGCCAGTCGCCTCCATCCGCGACTTCCGCAAGGAAACGAACCTGCCGCTGCGCGTCGGCTTGCTGATTGACTCCAGCAACTCGATTCGCGACCGTTTCAAGTTCGAGCAGGAATCGGCGATCGAATTCCTGAACCAGATCATTCGTCCCAAGTTCGACAAGGCGTTCGTCATCGGCTTCGATACCACAGCCGAAGTAACCCAGGATTTCACCGACGACACCGACCTTCTCGGTAAAGGTGTACGCATGCTGCGTCCGGGCGGCGGTACCGCCATGTACGACGCGATCTACTACGCCTGCCGCGACAAGTTGCTGAAGGAGAATGGCAACACCGCCATGCGCAAGGCGATGATCCTGCTCAGCGACGGTGAGGACAACCAGAGCCGCGTCACCCGGGAAGAAGCGGTCGAGATGGCACAGCGCGCGGAAGTCATCATTTACGCGATTTCCACCAACACCAGTGGCCTGAAGCTGCGCGGCGACAAAGTGCTCGAGCGCTTCGCTGAGGCAACGGGCGGACGCGCCTTCTTCCCCTTCAAGATTTCCGACGTAGCGAACGCCTTTTCGGAAATTCAGGACGAATTGCGCAGCCAGTATGCGGTGTCGTACGTGCCCGCCGACTTCAAGAAAGACGGTCACTATCGCGCGATCGAGATTGCGGCCGACAACAAAAAGTACAAGGTCCGCGCGCGTAAAGGCTACTACGCTCCGAAAAACTAG
- a CDS encoding Rieske (2Fe-2S) protein, with amino-acid sequence MSEFRKIAIVSELPPLGEGREFVVEQRTICIANENGKYVAMNNVCAHRGGPLGQGVVDEGKMVCPWHGWQFDLVTGKSEQSATLGVDVYELKIEGDDVLVKI; translated from the coding sequence ATGTCAGAGTTTAGAAAGATCGCAATTGTCAGCGAGTTGCCGCCTCTCGGAGAAGGACGAGAGTTTGTGGTTGAACAGCGCACCATCTGTATTGCCAACGAAAACGGCAAGTACGTCGCGATGAACAATGTTTGCGCGCATCGCGGCGGCCCGCTCGGCCAGGGCGTGGTAGACGAGGGGAAGATGGTCTGCCCGTGGCATGGCTGGCAATTCGATCTCGTGACCGGCAAGAGCGAGCAGAGTGCCACCCTCGGTGTCGATGTCTACGAGCTGAAAATCGAAGGCGATGACGTGCTGGTGAAGATCTAG